Below is a window of Gilliamella sp. ESL0405 DNA.
ACCGGGCCATCAAGTCCAGAGTCGCCATGGATATCCGGTGCAATTTCAATATTTCTCACTAAAGGCCTTACTGCACCAGCCGCAAAAGGTACATTAGTGATATTTGCAATTCGTGCAACAGATAATGCATTACGTGTTACTTTATCTAATGTTTGATTACCAACAACTGTGGTTACCGCAAGCAATTCAATATTAGGATTGCCATGAGCTAACAATAGTGCGATAGCATCATCATGACCGGGATCGCAATCAAGAATAATTTTTTTTGGCTGATTTATCATAAATCGGTTCCTCTACTAAATTTATTTATTTGCCATTCGTTTGAGCACATTTTGATGAGATGGCATATTTGATGCACCTTCACGCTCAACAGCTAAAGATGCAAAAGCCGAAGCATATACTGCGGATTGATAAAGCGTCTCGCCTTTAGCCAATGAAGCACAAAAAGCCCCATTAAAAGCATCACCTGCACCGGTTGTGTCAACAGGAACAGCTAAGAAAGGCTTAATATGTTGATGTTGTTTACCATCAAATATGAGTGCGCCTTTACTCCCCAAAGTAATAATGACGGTTTGTATTCCATATGAGTATATTTTTTCCGCTGCAAGCTTAGCTTTATCCAAATCATTAACTTCAATTCCAGACATTAAACTTGCTTCAGTTTCATTGGGCGTAATGATATCAATATAAGTTAATAGCTGTTGAATATCTTGAGAATAAGGAGCCGGGTTAAGCACAACTTTAACCCCGATAGCTTTAGCTAATTTCATCGCATTTAAAACAGCATCAATATTATTTTCAAGTTGCACTAATAGAATATCAGATTGTTTAAGATAACTTTCCAACATTACAATTTCTTTATCAGTAATTGTTAAATTTGCACCAGGATAGATAGCAATCATATTTTCGCCATTTTCTTCAGATACATAAATAACCGCACTGCCCGTTGGCTCTTTATCGGATTGATACAAAGTAAACGAATTAATTTTTGACGAGGATAGATGTTCATGGGCAAATTGACTAAATTGGTCAGTGCCAACTTTTGCAACAAAATGTACCTTAGCATCGGCATAACTTGCGGCAAGCGCTTGATTTGCCCCTTTACCACCAGGACCAATCATACTTTTTTGAGCAAGGATTGACTCTCCCCCTTTTGGAAATCTTGCTACTTGAGCAACAATATCAATATTAAATGAGCCTAAAATACAAACGTTACCGTTCATTACTTCTCCTCGTATTTTACTTTTCTGTTTTTCATATCCCGTCAGTAACGAGGAAATACATTCTTTATCAGTAATATTACTCACTAATCTGTGCCTTTTAATAATGGCACCACCGTGACAACGAATAACGAACAATTGCTGAGCGAGCGTTGCAAGATCTTTTCTAATCGTCTCTTTAGATACTTTAAATATTTCTGAAAAATATTGGACACTACCTTTTTCATGTTTATCTAAATAAGCTAAGATAGCTTTTTGTCTTTCTTCTAAGAACATCAAGTAATCCTCTAAATGATTGATTCAAAGTATAGCTTGCTTGAATCATAAAAAGAGTGATGATAATCATATCTTATGAGATAAAACAGAAGCAAACGGAACCACGGCAGGTCACGATCGAGCGCTCTAAAAATAATAAAATTTAATAAAAAAACCATTAATTTTATTACTGCCTAATCGATTATTAATCGTTATCAACAAAACAACGCTATTTTAAATTTAAATGATAAATGTGCAGCAAGTTATCATAAAAAATTATAATAAGATTTCGATAATAAAATATAAATTCCCTACTCGCACTGACGCTAATTTATGCTAAAATCGGAAAACATGAACAAACTCACTTAACATAAGGATGTAACGCAATGCATATCGGTATACCTAAAGAACGGTTAGCCAATGAAGCAAGAGTTGCAGCAACACCACAAACTGTTGGACAACTGTTAAAACTTGGATTTACAGTTTCAGTAGAACAAGGTGCTGGACATGCTGCCAATTTTGAAGACCAAGCTTTCATTGATGCAGGAGCCACAATCGAAAACACCCAAGATATTTGGAAAAATGATTTAATCTTAAAATTTCATGCACCTAATGATGATGAAATCGCACTGATGAAAGAGGGTTCAACCCTTATCAGCTACATCTATCCTGCGCAACACAAAGATCTGTTAGAAAAATTAGCTAATAAAGATATTAACGTTATGGCAATGGATTGTGTTCCACGTATTTCCCGTGCGCAGTCTCTTGATGCTTTAAGTTCAATGTCTAATATTGCTGGCTATCGTTCTGTTATTGAAGCAGCTAACCAATTTGGTCGATTCTTTACCGGTCAAGTTACCGCTGCCGGTAAAGTACCACCAGCGAAAGTATTAGTCATTGGTGCCGGCGTAGCTGGACTTGCTGCTATTGGGGCAGCTGTGAGTTTAGGCGCTATTGTTAGAGCTTTTGATACTCGACCTGAAGTTGCCGAACAAATTAATAGTATGGGCGCTGACTTCCTCGAGCTCGATTTTGAAGAAGAAGCAGGCTCTGGGGACGGTTATGCTAAACAGATGTCAGCTGCTTTTATTGAAGCTGAAATGGCACTATTTGCTGAGCAAGCAAAAGATGTTGATATCATCATCACAACGGCTTTAATTCCGGGCAAACCTGCGCCAAAATTAATTTCTAAAGAAATGGTCGAATCAATGAAACCAGGCAGTGTTATCGTTGATTTAGCGGCTTTAACTGGCGGTAACTGTGAATTAACAAAACCAGGTGAAGTGTTTGAAACAGATAATAATGTGAAAATTGTTGGTTATACTGATTTAGCTAATCGCATGCCAGCACAAGCATCTCAATTATACGGTACTAACATTGTTAATCTTCTAAAACTGTTAACCAAAGAAAAAGACGGCAATATCGATATTAATTTTGATGATGTTGTTCTTCGTGGTGTGACGGTCGTGAAAGATAAAGAGATCACCTGGCCAGCGCCGCCAATTCAAGTATCTGCTCAACCGCAACAAAAAGCGGCTGCGCCTGTTGCTAAGCCTGAACCAAAACCAATGGATCCGCAAAAAAAATACGGCATTTTAGCCTTACTTATTTTTGCTTATTTTTGGCTGGCAGACTCAGTGCCTGAAAGCTTCTTAGGTCACTTTACTGTCTTTGCCCTGTCTTGCGTAGTTGGTTACTATGTTGTTTGGAATGTGACACACTCGTTACATACACCACTTATGTCAGTAACAAATGCGATATCGGGTATTATTTTAGTCGGCGCTATATTGCAAGTCGGTGATGATAATGGCCTAACGACAGCGATTGCCTTCGTTGCTATTTTAATTGCTAGCATCAATATTTTTGGTGGTTTCTTTGTTACTCAAAGAATGCTGAAAATGTTCCAACGTGGCAAGTAAAGGAGGAGATCACTAATGTCAGGAATTATTCAAGCAGCTTATGTTATTGCTGCATTACTATTTAT
It encodes the following:
- the rbsK gene encoding ribokinase; the encoded protein is MFLEERQKAILAYLDKHEKGSVQYFSEIFKVSKETIRKDLATLAQQLFVIRCHGGAIIKRHRLVSNITDKECISSLLTGYEKQKSKIRGEVMNGNVCILGSFNIDIVAQVARFPKGGESILAQKSMIGPGGKGANQALAASYADAKVHFVAKVGTDQFSQFAHEHLSSSKINSFTLYQSDKEPTGSAVIYVSEENGENMIAIYPGANLTITDKEIVMLESYLKQSDILLVQLENNIDAVLNAMKLAKAIGVKVVLNPAPYSQDIQQLLTYIDIITPNETEASLMSGIEVNDLDKAKLAAEKIYSYGIQTVIITLGSKGALIFDGKQHQHIKPFLAVPVDTTGAGDAFNGAFCASLAKGETLYQSAVYASAFASLAVEREGASNMPSHQNVLKRMANK
- a CDS encoding Re/Si-specific NAD(P)(+) transhydrogenase subunit alpha, which translates into the protein MHIGIPKERLANEARVAATPQTVGQLLKLGFTVSVEQGAGHAANFEDQAFIDAGATIENTQDIWKNDLILKFHAPNDDEIALMKEGSTLISYIYPAQHKDLLEKLANKDINVMAMDCVPRISRAQSLDALSSMSNIAGYRSVIEAANQFGRFFTGQVTAAGKVPPAKVLVIGAGVAGLAAIGAAVSLGAIVRAFDTRPEVAEQINSMGADFLELDFEEEAGSGDGYAKQMSAAFIEAEMALFAEQAKDVDIIITTALIPGKPAPKLISKEMVESMKPGSVIVDLAALTGGNCELTKPGEVFETDNNVKIVGYTDLANRMPAQASQLYGTNIVNLLKLLTKEKDGNIDINFDDVVLRGVTVVKDKEITWPAPPIQVSAQPQQKAAAPVAKPEPKPMDPQKKYGILALLIFAYFWLADSVPESFLGHFTVFALSCVVGYYVVWNVTHSLHTPLMSVTNAISGIILVGAILQVGDDNGLTTAIAFVAILIASINIFGGFFVTQRMLKMFQRGK